Proteins co-encoded in one Mycobacterium mantenii genomic window:
- a CDS encoding ABC transporter ATP-binding protein has product MGVAIEVNGLTKSFGSSRIWEDVTLEVPAGEVSVLLGPSGTGKSVFLKSLIGLLRPERGSVVIDGTDILQCSAKELYEIRTLFGVMFQDGALFGSMNLFDNAAFPLREHTKKKEGEIRDIVMEKLTLVGLGGDEKKFPGEISGGMRKRASLARALVMDPQIILCDEPDSGLDPVRTAYLSQLILDINAQIDATVLIVTHNINIARTVPDNMGMLFRRKLVMFGPREVLLTSDEPVVRQFLNGRRIGPIGMSEEKDEATMAEEQAALDAGQHAGGVEEVEGVPPQIVASPGMPERKAVARRQARVREILHTLPKDAQAAILDDLEGTHKFRAHEFGD; this is encoded by the coding sequence ATGGGCGTCGCTATCGAGGTGAATGGACTAACGAAGTCCTTCGGCTCCTCGAGGATTTGGGAAGACGTGACGTTGGAGGTCCCCGCCGGGGAGGTCAGCGTCCTGCTGGGGCCGTCGGGTACCGGCAAATCGGTTTTCCTGAAGTCCCTGATCGGTTTGTTGCGGCCCGAGCGCGGCTCGGTCGTGATCGACGGCACCGACATCCTGCAGTGTTCGGCCAAGGAGCTCTACGAGATCCGCACGCTCTTCGGCGTGATGTTCCAGGACGGCGCCCTGTTCGGTTCGATGAACCTGTTCGACAACGCGGCCTTCCCGCTGCGCGAGCACACCAAGAAGAAGGAAGGCGAGATCCGTGACATCGTCATGGAGAAGCTGACCCTGGTCGGTCTCGGCGGCGACGAGAAGAAGTTCCCAGGGGAGATCTCCGGTGGTATGCGCAAGCGCGCCAGCCTGGCCCGCGCCCTGGTGATGGACCCGCAGATCATCCTGTGCGACGAGCCCGACTCCGGTCTGGACCCGGTGCGTACCGCCTACCTAAGCCAGCTGATCCTGGACATCAACGCCCAGATCGATGCCACGGTGCTGATCGTGACCCACAACATCAACATCGCCCGCACCGTGCCGGACAACATGGGCATGCTGTTCCGCCGCAAGTTGGTCATGTTCGGCCCGCGCGAGGTGCTTCTGACCAGCGACGAGCCCGTTGTGCGGCAGTTCCTCAACGGTCGCCGTATCGGCCCGATCGGCATGTCCGAGGAAAAAGACGAGGCGACCATGGCCGAAGAGCAGGCCGCGCTGGACGCCGGGCAACATGCCGGTGGTGTCGAGGAAGTCGAGGGCGTCCCCCCGCAGATCGTCGCGTCGCCGGGCATGCCGGAGCGCAAGGCGGTCGCGCGCCGCCAGGCCCGGGTGCGCGAGATCCTGCATACCCTTCCCAAGGACGCTCAGGCCGCCATCCTCGACGACCTCGAAGGCACCCACAAGTTCCGTGCACACGAGTTCGGCGACTAG